GGACGGGCGTCGCACCCGGCGCGCCAGGGCCGCGACGGCCCACACCACGAGGAAGGACGCGACCAGGAGAAGGCCTGCGTCACCGAGATCGATCGAGGCCAGGAACCCGGTGACGGGATCCGCCAGCCCCAGGAGCTCCCGGAAGAGCGCCCCGAGCGTGATGGTGGCGACGAACAGTGCCGAGACGGCGGACATCCCGGTCACCACCAGGTTGAAGCGGAGCCGTTGCAGGGGCTGGGCGAGCGCGTTCCGGTAGAGCGTCATCATCGCGGCGCCGTTGGCCGTGTCGAAGAGGGTCATCGCGGCCGAGAACGCGAACGGCATGGCCAGCAGCGCGACGGCGGGCACCCCGGCCAGGACGGCCGACGCGGAGGTCACGAGCAGGCCGACCGTGGTGGCGGTGTCGAAGCCGAGCCCGAACAGGAACCCCACCGCATACAGGTGGCGCGGCGCCTGCACGGCCTTCAGCGGCGCGGCCACCAGGCGCGCCGCCAGGCCGCGCGGTTCGAGATCCTGGGTGCTGACCGGACGGCCCTCCCGCAGCAGCCGTGCCGTCCGGGCCGTGCCGAAGAAGGCGCCCGAATTGAAGAGGCCGAGCGTCAGGAGGAAGAACCCGGACACGGCCGCCCCCGTGCAGGACAGCACGACGTTCGCGGTGCTGCCCTCGGCGAAGAGCTGCTGCATGGAGCCCACCCCCAGCACCAGGAGCGCGCAGGCCAGGACCACCACGGTGCAATGCCCCAGGCTGAACGCCAGGCCGACGCCGGTGTGATACCTGCCTTGCGCGGCGAACCGGCGGCTGGAATTGTCGATGGCCGCGATGTGGTCCCAGTCGTAGGAGTGCTTCACGCCGGCCAGGTACGCCACCGCGCACAGGCCCAGGGCGGCGCCGGACTGCGGCCCGGCGGCGGCGAGAAGGAACGCCCCGGCCAGGAGGTGCAGGACGAGGACCACGGCTGCGGCCCGGAGGGTCTTGTGTCGCATCTCGGTACTTCCTCAGGTCTGTGGTTGCGGCGGTCGGGGTCTTCCGTGGTCGGTGTGCGCCGTCAGTATTTGCGAAGGTCGACGGGCGGCTGCCCATGCCATTCCCGGCGCATCCAGTCCAGTGTCCGGTGGAGGACGGCTTCCGCGGACTGGGTGCTGCCGGTCAGGGCTCGCAGGACGAAACCCGGCACGGCCAGGCGGGTGATCCCCAGCAGTGCGCCGGACGACGCCGACGGCAGCAGGACGCCGAGCTCCTCGCGGAGCCGCTGCACGGCGTCGTCGTCCGCGCGGGGGTCGACCACGAGCAGCGTCGCGAGGTGCGAGTGCCCGCCGAGCATGAGACGGGCCGTGCCGCCCTGGTCCGGGTGTAGCAGGAGGTTGTCGGAGACCGCGAGCCGGTCACCGACATGGACACGGGTGCGCAGGGACACCTCGTCGAAGCGGAACGGCGTGCCGTCGGGCGCCCAGCCATGCGTGACGGTCTCCGCGAGGGCGAGCGACGCCGACGGATGCATCCGCACCTCGGTGTCCTGGTGGTAGCTGGCGGCCTGATAGGCGATCAGCGCGTCCGGGACGGATTCGAGGCGTGCACCGGCGTCCAGGCGGAACACCTGGCTCGACCGGGCGGGCCCCTGGGGTGTGCGGTAGACCTTCGTCGCCGATTGCGTGGTCAGCAGGAGCGAGGTGTCCGCGCCCAGCTCCGCGCCGAGCACGTACCGGTCCCCGCCCAGGTAGCCGCCGCCCGGGTTGATGGCGGTGACAAGGACCTGCTCGGCCTGCCCAAGCTGCTCGGCCTGCCCAGTCTGCCCGGTCTGCTCCACTGTCCTCCGAGCGGCGGGCCGGGCCCGGTCCCCCGGATGGAGCGGCCGGAGCATCCGGAGCGCGCCGGAGTGGAACTGCCCGGCGACCACGGAGCGGCCGTTCCGGGCCTCGAGCCGGAGTCGCAGCTCGCCCGTGGGCTCGGCCGGGCCGGACCCGGCAGCCCCGGGCGCCACCGTCGTCACGGTCACGCGAGGTCCGTCATGAGCACATCCCGGCGGATCCAGTTCAGCACGTAATCCAGGCCGTCGTCGGTCTTGAGGTTGGTGAAACAGAACGGGCGGTCTCCGCGGAACGACCGCGAATCGCTCTCCATGACCGCCAGATCCGCGCCCACGTGCGGCGCCAGGTCGGTCTTGTTGATGACGAGCAGATCCGACTTGATCATGCCCTGCCCGGCCTTGCGCGGGATCTTCTCCCCCTGTGCCACGTCGATGACATAGACGGAGAAGTCCACGAGTTCCGGGCTGAAAGTGGCCGAGAGGTTGTCGCCGCCCGATTCGACGAAGATCAGCTCCAGGCCGGGGTGGCGTTCCTTCAGATCCTCGATCGCGGCCGTGTTCATGGAGGTGTCCTCGCGGATGGCGGTGTGCGGGCAGCCGCCGGTCTCCACGCCGACGATCCGGTCCTCCGGGAGCACGCCGTTGCGCGCCAGGATCTTGGCGTCCTCGATCGTGTAGATGTCGTTCGTGATGGCGGCCATCGAGAAGTCGTCGATGAGCGCACGGGTCACGCGCTCCACCAACTGGGTCTTCCCGGCGCCCACGGGGCCGCCGATGCCGATGATCACGGGATCGTTCATGGTCTGCTCCTCAACTGGCGAACATGCGCGCACGCTGGTGCTCGTGCCGCATCTGATGGATTTCAAGGGCGGGCGCTGCAGCGCCGAAATGCCGCTCCTCGGCGGTCCTGGACCGTTCGACGGCGGCGGGCACCCGGGCGCGCACCCCCGCCAGGACACGCTGCCCGGAGAGCTGGCCCAGCGGGATCGCCCGCACCGCGTTGTAGGCGAGGGAGGTCAGCGCCGCCGAAAGGTGCGCCTCCACGACGGTGTCCTCGTCGAAGCCGAGCCCGTGCGCCGCGAGGGCGAACGCCAGGACGAAGTGGCCCTGGCAGTCTCCCGCGGCCACCGCGTCGGCGTAGGCGTCCACGGCCGTCGACGGGAACGACTCCCGGGCGATCTCCAGCAGGCGGCGGCCCATGCGCAGGCTCGCCTCCCGGAGCTGGCGTGGGATGAGCAGCGCGCCGAGTTCGGCGTCGAGGTCCTGAAGACCCTCAAGAGCCGCTCCGCCGGGGTGGTCCCCCAGCTCAGCCGCGAACCGGCAGGCCTGGCGCACCGCGATGGCGTCCGTGAACGTCAGCTGGGTGCTGAGGTACCCCTCCAGC
Above is a window of Arthrobacter sp. Y-9 DNA encoding:
- a CDS encoding nickel transporter → MRHKTLRAAAVVLVLHLLAGAFLLAAAGPQSGAALGLCAVAYLAGVKHSYDWDHIAAIDNSSRRFAAQGRYHTGVGLAFSLGHCTVVVLACALLVLGVGSMQQLFAEGSTANVVLSCTGAAVSGFFLLTLGLFNSGAFFGTARTARLLREGRPVSTQDLEPRGLAARLVAAPLKAVQAPRHLYAVGFLFGLGFDTATTVGLLVTSASAVLAGVPAVALLAMPFAFSAAMTLFDTANGAAMMTLYRNALAQPLQRLRFNLVVTGMSAVSALFVATITLGALFRELLGLADPVTGFLASIDLGDAGLLLVASFLVVWAVAALARRVRRPSVG
- a CDS encoding urease accessory protein UreD; protein product: MTVTTVAPGAAGSGPAEPTGELRLRLEARNGRSVVAGQFHSGALRMLRPLHPGDRARPAARRTVEQTGQTGQAEQLGQAEQVLVTAINPGGGYLGGDRYVLGAELGADTSLLLTTQSATKVYRTPQGPARSSQVFRLDAGARLESVPDALIAYQAASYHQDTEVRMHPSASLALAETVTHGWAPDGTPFRFDEVSLRTRVHVGDRLAVSDNLLLHPDQGGTARLMLGGHSHLATLLVVDPRADDDAVQRLREELGVLLPSASSGALLGITRLAVPGFVLRALTGSTQSAEAVLHRTLDWMRREWHGQPPVDLRKY
- the ureG gene encoding urease accessory protein UreG, whose protein sequence is MNDPVIIGIGGPVGAGKTQLVERVTRALIDDFSMAAITNDIYTIEDAKILARNGVLPEDRIVGVETGGCPHTAIREDTSMNTAAIEDLKERHPGLELIFVESGGDNLSATFSPELVDFSVYVIDVAQGEKIPRKAGQGMIKSDLLVINKTDLAPHVGADLAVMESDSRSFRGDRPFCFTNLKTDDGLDYVLNWIRRDVLMTDLA
- a CDS encoding urease accessory UreF family protein; the encoded protein is MSRPAPSLAALLQLTDSALPTGAFSHSFGLEPYLDSGEVTDEHTLLAWLEGYLSTQLTFTDAIAVRQACRFAAELGDHPGGAALEGLQDLDAELGALLIPRQLREASLRMGRRLLEIARESFPSTAVDAYADAVAAGDCQGHFVLAFALAAHGLGFDEDTVVEAHLSAALTSLAYNAVRAIPLGQLSGQRVLAGVRARVPAAVERSRTAEERHFGAAAPALEIHQMRHEHQRARMFAS